In Erigeron canadensis isolate Cc75 chromosome 6, C_canadensis_v1, whole genome shotgun sequence, the following are encoded in one genomic region:
- the LOC122604345 gene encoding uncharacterized protein LOC122604345, whose protein sequence is MLRREISILLAKGYLTELLGRKKAKDVEGLDFSKPKSTQKADSPPANAKVINTISGGSEVCGTKYSTEKRLAKQSKADKGERSVKKASISDSDIISFEEDFDNIMEPHHDGLVITLFIANHYVRRILIDNGNSVNIIKLETLRRMDISKEDINGKASPLIGFSGETKYTVGEIKLPVYVGGMNSMQKFCVVDSLPGCNIILGRPWIHEMKVVPSTYHQCVKLPTPWGVVTVKGDQQEARECYTSSMKSAAKPISQ, encoded by the coding sequence ATGTTAAGAAGAGAAATATCCATTTTATTAGCAAAAGGATATTTGACAGAACTCCTTGGAAGGAAAAAGGCCAAAGATGTTGAAGGCTTGGACTTTTCCAAAccaaaatcaacacaaaaagCAGATTCCCCACCAGCGAATGCAAAAGTAATTAATACCATCTCTGGTGGATCGGAAGTGTGCGGGACAAAATATTCAACAGAAAAAAGACTTGCAAAGCAAAGCAAAGCAGATAAAGGAGAAAGAAGTGTGAAGAAAGCATCAATTTCGGACTCAGACATTATctcctttgaagaagattttgATAATATCATGGAACCTCATCATGATGGGCTGGTAATTACTCTTTTTATCGCTAACCATTATGTTCGcaggattttgatagataatgGGAACTCAGTGAATATCATCAAGCTGGAGACATTACGAAGAATGGATATCTCGAAAGAAGATATTAATGGAAAGGCTTCTCCACTGATTGGATTCAGTGGGGAAACTAAATATACAGTGGGTGAAATAAAATTACCAGTTTATGTTGGAGGGATGAATTCGATGCAGAAATTCTGTGTCGTAGATTCTCTCCCAGGATGCAACATAATCTTGGGAAGACCCTGGATACACGAAATGAAGGTAGTACCTTCAACATATCACCAATGTGTTAAACTTCCAACACCTTGGGGAGTAGTTACTGTCAAGGGAGATCAGCAAGAAGCAAGAGAATGCTACACATCCAGCATGAAGTCAGCTGCAAAGCCAATTTCACAATAG